A single window of Narcine bancroftii isolate sNarBan1 chromosome 1, sNarBan1.hap1, whole genome shotgun sequence DNA harbors:
- the LOC138754181 gene encoding uncharacterized protein produces IPPSIPPSIPPSIPPSIPPSIPPSIPPSIPPSIPPSIPPSIPPSIPPSIPPSIPPSIPPSIPPSIPPSIPPSIPPSIPPSIPPSIPPSIPPSIPPSIPPSIPPSIPPSIPPSIRPPSRPPSRPPSLSK; encoded by the coding sequence atcccgccctccatcccgccctccatcccgccctccatcccgccctccatcccgccctccatcccgccctccatcccgccctccatcccgccctccatcccgccctccatcccgccctccatcccgccctccatcccgccctccatcccgccctccatcccgccctccatcccgccctccatcccgccctccatcccgccctccatcccgccctccatcccgccctccatcccgccctccatcccgccctccatcccgccctccatcccgccctccatcccgccctccatcccgccctccatcccgccctccatcccgccctccatcccgccctccatccgccctccatcccgccctccatcccgccctccatccctctccaaa
- the LOC138752961 gene encoding uncharacterized protein has protein sequence RPPSRPPSRPPSRPPSRPPSRPPSRPPSRPPSRPPSRPPSRPPSRPPSRPPSRPPSRPPSRPPSRPPSRPPSRPPSRPPSRPPSRPPSRPPSRPPSRPPSRPPSRPPSRPPSRPPSRPPSRPPS, from the coding sequence cgccctccatcccgccctccatcccgccctccatcccgccctccatcccgccctccatcccgccctccatcccgccctccatcccgccctccatcccgccctccatcccgccctccatcccgccctccatcccgccctccatcccgccctccatcccgccctccatcccgccctccatcccgccctccatcccgccctccatcccgccctccatcccgccctccatcccgccctccatcccgccctccatcccgccctccatcccgccctccatcccgccctccatcccgccctccatcccgccctccatcccgccctccatcccgccctccatcccgccctccatcccgccctccatcccgccctccatcc